From a single Pirellulales bacterium genomic region:
- the gltB gene encoding glutamate synthase large subunit produces MFENHSTRPESGLYDPAQEHDACGVGFVVNMDGKKSHDVLRWGLEILVNLSHRGACGCDPLTGDGCGILTQMPHEFLHAVAADLGIALPAAGDYGAGAVFLPRDEAQRQFCQQRLEQIVAEEGQQLLGWRDVPVDNRVLGWLARDVEPVVRQIFIARGPETPPDMLEWKLYVIRKRIERVVRTSRLSERKFFYLPSLSTRVLIYKGLMLPEQTEGYYLDLQDSRFVSALALVHQRYSTNTFPTWDLAHPFRFLAHNGEINTLRGNVNWMHAREGMLASEKYGPDLHKIMPICTPGASDSAIFDNALELLVLAGRSLPQAMSMLIPEPWAGHESMSDESKAYYEYQSCLLEPWDGPASMAFTDGTMIGACLDRNGLRPSRYWVTKDRYVVLASEAGVLSIPPENIEYKGRLRPGRMFLVDTAQQRIIADKEIKNGLAARHPYREWLNENIVKLTDLKESAGAHAEHASHDGPSGHEEHPSEHGAAPRNGHANGYHDRPLVKLQRTFGYTFEDLRILIGPMATDAQEAIGSMGNDTPLAVLSDRPQLLYNYFKQLFAQVTNPPLDAIREEIITSLITTIGSEGNLLDETPQQCALLRLEQPILTDAELAIIKQLGNQGRGEGRGASDGALPGAMPTALRGYEVGAGRGRLRSHTLSILFPRAEGVEGMRRRLEDLRGESSRALEEGATILILSDRGVDADWVPIPALLATSAVHHHLIRQETRTRCGLVVETGEAREVHHFALLTSYGAGAINPYLALATLDQMHADGLLPRDMPREKLHKNYVKAAAKGILKVISKMGISTLQSYRGAQIFEAIGLASRFVDEYFTRTPSRLEGIDLEGVAEESLRRHEHGYPRVAVPQTLDLDVGGQYQWRRKGEAHMLSPEVVAKLQQATQINSREDFKAYCRMIDEQNTRLLTLRGLLEFKWAENPIAIDEVEPAVEIVKRFATGAMSYGSISKEAHETLAVAMNRIGGKSNTGEGGEDPARYVPDANGDRRNSAVKQVASGRFGVTSLYLVNAEELQIKMAQGAKPGEGGQLPGHKVDREIARIRHSTPGVGLISPPPHHDIYSIEDLAQLIHDLKNSNTKARISVKLVAEVGVGTVAAGVAKGKADVVLISGHDGGTGASPLTSIKHAGLPWELGLAETHQVLVKNDLRSRIVVQTDGMLRTGKDVAIAALLGAEEWGIATAALVTLGCIMMRKCHLNTCPVGIATQDPVLRKKFTGKPEAVVNFFFLLAEEVRQIMARLGFRTINEMVGRVDRLDVRRAIAHWKASGLDFSKILYQPEAPPAVKTYCCKSQDHQLESSLDVTTLLPLCQLALDEQTPIVAHLPIRNVNRTVGTILCSEVTRRFGAGGFSHDDTVQLNFIGSAGQSLMAFGVHGVTVRVEGDVNDYLGKGLSGGRIIVYPPRESTFKAEENIIAGNVVLYGATSGEVFIRGIAGERFCVRNSGASAVVEGIGDHGCEYMTGGQAIILGNTGRNFAAGMSGGVAYVLDEQGTFPPLVNREMVHLEAPDAAELDSIREMIRRHVEYTLSERGQYVLDNWDRLTDKFVKVMPIDYKRALAELQRAMEETARMADAGYGNGNGSGGDAANGNAADGDHTSKNHPAALQEVSHG; encoded by the coding sequence ATGTTTGAAAATCATTCCACCCGCCCCGAATCCGGTCTCTACGATCCTGCCCAAGAGCACGATGCCTGCGGCGTCGGGTTCGTGGTGAATATGGACGGCAAGAAAAGCCACGACGTCTTGCGCTGGGGGCTGGAAATCCTCGTCAATCTGAGCCATCGCGGCGCCTGCGGCTGCGACCCGCTCACCGGCGACGGCTGCGGCATTCTCACGCAAATGCCGCACGAATTTCTGCACGCGGTCGCGGCCGATTTGGGCATCGCATTGCCGGCCGCGGGCGATTACGGCGCCGGGGCGGTATTCCTGCCACGCGACGAAGCGCAGCGCCAATTCTGCCAGCAGCGCCTCGAACAGATCGTCGCCGAAGAAGGTCAGCAGTTGCTCGGCTGGCGCGATGTGCCGGTCGACAACCGCGTGCTGGGTTGGCTGGCTCGCGATGTCGAACCGGTCGTACGCCAGATCTTCATCGCGCGCGGTCCTGAAACGCCGCCCGACATGCTCGAATGGAAGCTCTACGTCATTCGCAAGCGGATCGAGCGCGTCGTTCGCACGAGCCGGCTGAGCGAGCGAAAGTTTTTCTACCTTCCAAGCCTTTCGACCCGGGTGCTGATCTACAAGGGATTGATGCTGCCGGAGCAAACCGAGGGCTATTATCTCGATTTGCAAGATTCGCGATTCGTTTCGGCACTTGCCCTGGTGCATCAGCGCTACAGCACGAACACGTTTCCCACCTGGGACTTGGCCCACCCGTTCCGCTTCTTGGCGCACAATGGCGAAATCAACACCTTGCGGGGCAACGTGAATTGGATGCATGCCCGCGAGGGAATGCTGGCAAGCGAAAAATATGGGCCGGACCTGCACAAGATCATGCCCATCTGCACGCCGGGGGCGAGCGACTCGGCCATTTTCGACAATGCGTTGGAGCTACTCGTCCTCGCTGGCCGAAGCTTGCCGCAAGCGATGTCGATGCTGATTCCCGAGCCGTGGGCCGGCCATGAAAGCATGTCCGACGAATCGAAGGCCTACTACGAATATCAATCGTGTCTCCTCGAGCCGTGGGATGGTCCTGCCTCGATGGCCTTCACGGATGGCACGATGATCGGCGCCTGCCTCGATCGAAACGGCCTGCGGCCCAGCCGCTACTGGGTCACAAAGGATCGCTACGTCGTGTTGGCCTCCGAAGCGGGCGTGTTGAGCATCCCTCCGGAAAATATCGAATACAAAGGGCGGCTTCGCCCCGGACGGATGTTTCTGGTCGACACTGCTCAGCAGCGCATCATTGCCGACAAGGAGATCAAAAACGGCCTTGCCGCTCGGCATCCCTATCGCGAATGGCTGAACGAAAACATCGTCAAGCTCACCGATCTGAAGGAATCCGCCGGCGCCCATGCCGAGCATGCTTCGCATGATGGCCCATCCGGCCACGAGGAACACCCTAGTGAACATGGTGCCGCTCCGCGCAACGGCCACGCCAACGGCTACCATGATCGGCCGTTGGTCAAATTGCAGCGCACGTTCGGCTACACGTTCGAAGATTTGCGGATTCTGATCGGCCCGATGGCTACCGACGCGCAAGAGGCGATCGGCTCGATGGGCAACGACACGCCGCTGGCCGTGCTCTCCGACCGCCCGCAACTGCTCTACAACTATTTCAAGCAGCTATTCGCCCAAGTCACCAATCCTCCGCTCGACGCGATTCGCGAAGAAATCATCACGTCGCTAATCACGACGATTGGCTCCGAAGGAAATCTGCTCGACGAAACTCCGCAGCAATGCGCCCTGTTGCGCCTTGAGCAGCCGATCCTCACCGACGCCGAATTGGCGATCATCAAGCAGCTCGGAAACCAAGGGAGGGGCGAGGGGCGAGGGGCGAGTGACGGGGCCCTGCCGGGCGCCATGCCCACGGCTTTGCGTGGGTATGAAGTTGGCGCGGGGCGCGGCCGCCTGCGCAGCCACACGCTTTCGATCCTCTTTCCGCGTGCCGAAGGGGTGGAAGGAATGCGGCGCCGATTGGAGGATCTGCGCGGCGAATCGTCTCGGGCACTCGAAGAGGGAGCGACGATCCTGATTCTTTCGGATCGTGGCGTCGATGCCGACTGGGTGCCGATCCCCGCCCTGCTGGCCACCAGCGCCGTGCATCACCACTTGATCCGCCAGGAAACACGCACCCGTTGCGGTCTGGTCGTAGAGACGGGCGAGGCTCGCGAAGTGCATCATTTCGCTCTTCTCACGTCCTACGGTGCTGGAGCGATCAATCCCTATCTAGCCCTGGCGACGCTGGACCAGATGCATGCCGACGGCCTGTTGCCGCGCGACATGCCGCGAGAAAAGCTGCACAAGAACTACGTCAAAGCCGCAGCGAAGGGCATCCTGAAAGTGATTTCGAAAATGGGCATCTCGACGCTGCAAAGCTACCGCGGAGCTCAGATCTTCGAAGCGATCGGCCTAGCGAGCCGCTTTGTCGACGAGTATTTCACTCGCACCCCCAGCCGGCTCGAAGGCATCGATCTGGAAGGGGTCGCCGAAGAATCGCTCCGCCGGCACGAGCATGGCTATCCACGCGTGGCCGTGCCGCAAACGCTCGATCTCGACGTGGGGGGCCAATATCAGTGGCGTCGCAAGGGCGAAGCCCACATGCTCAGCCCCGAAGTTGTCGCTAAGCTACAGCAAGCCACGCAGATCAATAGCCGCGAGGATTTCAAAGCCTATTGCCGCATGATCGACGAGCAAAACACGCGCTTGCTCACGCTCCGCGGGCTGTTGGAATTCAAATGGGCCGAAAATCCGATCGCCATCGACGAGGTCGAGCCGGCCGTGGAAATCGTCAAGCGCTTCGCCACCGGCGCGATGTCGTATGGCTCGATCTCGAAAGAAGCGCACGAAACACTCGCCGTGGCCATGAACCGGATCGGCGGCAAGAGCAACACGGGCGAAGGGGGCGAAGACCCGGCCCGCTATGTTCCCGACGCCAATGGCGACCGGCGCAATAGCGCGGTGAAACAGGTGGCCAGCGGGCGGTTCGGCGTCACGAGTTTGTATCTCGTCAATGCCGAGGAATTGCAGATCAAGATGGCTCAAGGGGCCAAGCCCGGCGAAGGGGGCCAGTTGCCCGGCCACAAAGTCGATCGCGAAATCGCACGCATCCGCCACAGCACTCCCGGCGTCGGCTTGATCTCGCCGCCGCCGCACCACGACATCTATTCCATCGAAGATCTCGCCCAGTTGATCCACGACCTAAAGAATTCCAACACCAAGGCTCGCATCAGCGTCAAGCTCGTCGCGGAAGTCGGCGTCGGCACGGTGGCGGCCGGCGTGGCCAAGGGCAAGGCCGATGTCGTGCTCATCAGCGGACACGACGGCGGCACCGGCGCCAGCCCGCTAACGTCGATCAAACACGCCGGGCTGCCGTGGGAACTTGGGCTCGCCGAGACGCACCAAGTGCTGGTGAAAAACGATCTCCGCAGCCGCATCGTCGTGCAAACCGACGGCATGCTCCGCACCGGCAAAGACGTGGCCATCGCCGCTCTGTTGGGCGCCGAGGAATGGGGCATCGCCACCGCCGCGCTTGTGACGCTTGGCTGCATCATGATGCGCAAGTGCCACCTCAACACCTGCCCGGTCGGCATCGCCACGCAAGACCCCGTGCTGCGAAAAAAGTTTACCGGCAAGCCCGAGGCGGTCGTCAACTTCTTCTTCCTGCTGGCCGAGGAAGTGCGGCAGATCATGGCCCGGCTCGGCTTCCGCACGATCAACGAGATGGTCGGCCGCGTGGATCGGCTCGACGTTCGCCGTGCCATCGCGCATTGGAAGGCCTCGGGCCTCGATTTCTCGAAGATTCTCTACCAACCGGAGGCGCCGCCGGCGGTGAAGACCTATTGCTGCAAGTCGCAAGACCATCAATTGGAATCGTCGCTCGATGTCACGACGTTGTTGCCGTTGTGCCAGCTTGCGCTCGATGAGCAAACGCCGATCGTGGCCCATTTGCCGATTCGCAATGTGAACCGCACCGTCGGCACGATTCTTTGCAGTGAAGTGACGCGCCGCTTCGGGGCCGGCGGCTTCTCGCACGACGACACGGTCCAGCTCAATTTCATCGGCAGCGCCGGTCAAAGCCTGATGGCGTTTGGCGTGCACGGTGTGACGGTGCGGGTCGAAGGGGACGTGAACGACTATTTGGGCAAGGGCCTTTCCGGCGGACGTATCATCGTCTATCCGCCCCGGGAGTCGACGTTCAAAGCCGAGGAAAATATCATCGCCGGCAACGTGGTGCTTTACGGCGCCACCAGCGGCGAAGTGTTTATCCGCGGCATCGCCGGCGAGCGATTCTGCGTGCGCAATAGCGGAGCGTCGGCGGTGGTGGAAGGCATCGGCGACCACGGCTGCGAATACATGACCGGCGGCCAGGCGATCATTCTCGGCAACACGGGCCGCAATTTCGCGGCCGGCATGAGCGGCGGCGTGGCTTATGTGCTCGACGAGCAAGGCACTTTTCCGCCGCTGGTGAATCGCGAAATGGTTCACCTGGAAGCGCCCGACGCCGCCGAGTTGGATTCGATTCGCGAAATGATCCGCCGCCATGTGGAATACACGCTCAGCGAACGCGGACAGTATGTGTTGGACAATTGGGACCGATTGACGGACAAATTCGTGAAAGTAATGCCCATCGACTACAAGCGCGCGCTCGCCGAATTGCAGCGCGCGATGGAAGAAACCGCCCGCATGGCCGACGCCGGCTACGGCAACGGCAATGGCAGCGGCGGCGACGCAGCGAACGGCAATGCGGCCGACGGCGATCACACTTCAAAAAATCACCCGGCCGCGCTGCAAGAGGTGAGCCATGGGTGA